A genome region from Gigantopelta aegis isolate Gae_Host chromosome 3, Gae_host_genome, whole genome shotgun sequence includes the following:
- the LOC121391215 gene encoding acetylcholinesterase-like: MDLHLKSEIRLLLCLILLYSVVSDSKRYDAYVVVKAGALRGKVTGHPPESPTMELQEFLGVPYASPPTGNRRFANPEPLESWEGTHDARRYGPSCHQRIEKPKDGFSGITMWNPPNQMDEDCLNLNIWTTQPRPQKAAVMVWIHGGAYETGTSALSIYDGKTLVGLNDIILVSINYRLGAFGFLATGDGRISGNFGAMDQIMALKWIKDNIAAFGGNPDSVTIFGESAGGTSIDYLMLSPLRGSLFTRAILQSAASDSPLFYMRPEQAKKRSAIFFQRLNCTNDNRILNCLRQSRVSPRQIIESQKVVSDFAFSWVPTVAKPFLPEKPDVLRNSVPYNKTRVLLGVTKDEATYLLLNFTTSFSRDNTSNEQTAQDVRKIISVMNPDLSGDRRQAIYRHYMRGGSGDVKDLIRNRKISSDIVGDRYFVCPAVRLSDRIARAGQDVFLYYFAHRPVSEVWPSWMGAYHSIEIQFVFGLPVTFPDRYSNDDVMLSRRVMTYWTNFARFGNPNDPELLEWPQYDEDTMSYMELNLACTVHTGGLRNDQCTFWNQLRTSSSGSRFKSVCILGNVVTMLLYLFITQSIIKMY; this comes from the exons ATGGACTTACATCTGAAAAGTGAG ATTAGACTTCTCTTGTgcttaatattattatacagtgtCGTATCTGACTCGA AAAGGTATGATGCCTACGTCGTGGTGAAGGCTGGAGCACTGAGGGGCAAGGTGACAGGGCATCCTCCTGAGAGCCCTACAATGGAATTACAAGAGTTCCTGGGAGTTCCGTACGCAAGTCCTCCAACCGGAAACAGGCGCTTTGCCAATCCAGAGCCACTAGAATCATGGGAAG GTACGCACGACGCAAGAAGATACGGACCGTCATGTCATCAGCGGATTGAGAAGCCCAAAGATGGTTTTTCTGGCATCACGATGTGGAACCCGCCAAATCAGATGGACGAAGATTGCTTGAATCTCAACATCTGGACCACTCAACCCAGGCCTCAAAAGGCAGCAGTCATG GTCTGGATTCACGGAGGAGCGTATGAAACGGGAACGTCGGCGTTGTCGATTTATGATGGAAAGACTCTGGTTGGACTTAACGATATCATCTTAGTTTCCATTAACTACAGGCTTGGTGCCTTTGGTTTCTTGGCAACTGGTGATGGTAGAATTTCGG GAAATTTTGGAGCTATGGATCAAATTATGGCTTTAAAGTGGATTAAGGATAACATAGCAGCTTTTGGAGGGAATCCCGACTCTGTGACTATATTTGGCGAAAGCGCCGGTGGAACCAGTATAGACTATCTGATGCTGTCCCCTCTCAGGGGAAGCCTGTTTACTCGAGCTATTCTGCAGAGTGCCGCCTCAGATTCTCCACTCTTTTACATGAGGCCAGAACAGGCAAAGAAAAGATCTGCCATATTCTTCCAACGTCTGAACTGCACGAACGATAATCGGATACTGAACTGTCTGCGGCAAAGTCGCGTATCACCCAGACAGATCATTGAATCTCAGAAGGTCGTGTCGGACTTCGCGTTTTCGTGGGTGCCAACGGTGGCGAAACCGTTCCTCCCCGAGAAGCCGGACGTATTACGGAATTCAGTTCCGTACAACAAGACTCGGGTGCTGCTAGGGGTTACGAAGGACGAGGCGACTTACCTTCTGCTCAACTTCACGACGTCCTTTTCTAGAGACAACACCTCGAACGAGCAGACGGCCCAGGATGTGAGGAAGATCATTTCCGTAATGAACCCGGATCTCTCCGGAGACAGACGACAAGCGATCTACCGCCACTACATGAGGGGTGGGAGCGGCGATGTCAAAGACTTGATCAGAAATCGGAAAATATCGAGCGATATCGTCGGTGATCGGTACTTTGTGTGTCCGGCTGTCCGGCTCTCCGACAGGATCGCCCGAGCTGGTCAGGACGTGTTCCTGTACTACTTTGCACACCGTCCCGTCAGTGAGGTGTGGCCGTCGTGGATGGGCGCCTACCACTCCATAGAGATACAG TTCGTGTTTGGTCTACCAGTAACCTTCCCTGACCGTTACAGTAACGATGATGTCATGCTGTCTCGTCGTGTGATGACGTACTGGACCAATTTTGCAAGGTTTGG aaACCCCAATGATCCCGAACTGCTCGAATGGCCGCAATATGATGAGGATACGATGTCATACATGGAGTTGAATTTAGCCTGTACGGTGCATACAGGCGGCTTACGGAACGATCAATGTACGTTTTGGAATCAACTTAGAACCTCCTCTAGCGGAAGTAGATTTAAGTCTGTCTGCATTCTGGGAAATGTAGTTACAATGCTACTTTACTTGTTTATTACACAATCcatcataaaaatgtattaa